A stretch of the Photobacterium toruni genome encodes the following:
- a CDS encoding outer membrane protein transport protein translates to MNKNKITLALAITAAVGISNQATAAGFQLAEYSATGLGRAFAGEAAMADNASAQFRNPAMLTYLTGIQISTGAIYVDPNIDITGTHSLLGQTGSSDFANNAVIPNFYFSRPLTDKATIGIAFGTHFGMRTDLGTDFKAAMFGNQAEIHTVEINPNLGYKINDQLSVGAGVRYVMASGHFGAAVPTNASLGMLQPLAGKNLKFMEGEDNAWGWQAGTAWQINANNRIGVSYQSAVKLNLEGHANGIGFDGTGKGSYAGTLPIELPASAEIASFHQLNDQWAVHASVNWTDWSAFEKLEANIPDLNGPVDIKPENWKDNYRFAVGTTYQATNKLVLRSGIAYDTSAVDEANRTQTIPETDRTWLSVGAGYAWSENLTFDAGFTYIFAKKAHMLEQEKGSGAIGEMLGQFDGQTSGHIWLAGVQASYRF, encoded by the coding sequence ATGAATAAAAATAAAATCACTTTAGCATTAGCGATTACTGCTGCTGTAGGCATCAGCAATCAAGCTACCGCTGCAGGTTTTCAGTTAGCTGAATATTCAGCAACGGGCCTAGGACGAGCTTTCGCTGGTGAAGCTGCAATGGCAGATAACGCCAGCGCCCAGTTCCGCAACCCCGCAATGCTAACGTATTTAACAGGCATCCAAATTTCTACGGGTGCTATTTATGTTGATCCCAATATTGATATTACTGGCACCCATTCATTATTAGGTCAAACTGGTAGTTCTGATTTTGCTAATAACGCCGTTATCCCTAATTTTTATTTTTCTCGCCCATTAACGGATAAAGCAACAATTGGTATTGCGTTTGGTACGCATTTTGGCATGCGTACCGACCTTGGTACTGATTTTAAAGCTGCTATGTTTGGTAACCAAGCTGAAATTCATACCGTTGAGATCAACCCTAACCTTGGTTACAAAATTAATGACCAATTAAGTGTGGGGGCAGGTGTACGTTATGTGATGGCAAGCGGTCACTTTGGTGCGGCAGTACCAACAAATGCATCATTAGGTATGCTGCAACCCCTAGCAGGGAAAAATCTTAAGTTCATGGAAGGTGAAGATAATGCATGGGGCTGGCAAGCAGGCACCGCATGGCAGATTAACGCGAATAACCGCATTGGTGTTAGCTACCAATCAGCGGTTAAACTCAACCTTGAAGGTCATGCTAATGGTATTGGTTTTGATGGTACAGGTAAAGGTTCATACGCAGGTACATTACCAATCGAACTACCCGCATCTGCTGAAATAGCTAGCTTCCACCAATTAAATGATCAGTGGGCTGTGCATGCAAGTGTTAACTGGACCGATTGGAGTGCCTTTGAAAAACTAGAAGCCAATATTCCAGATCTTAATGGCCCTGTAGATATCAAACCAGAAAATTGGAAAGACAACTACCGCTTTGCTGTTGGTACGACTTACCAAGCAACCAATAAGCTAGTTTTACGTTCTGGTATTGCCTATGACACGTCAGCGGTTGATGAAGCGAACCGAACCCAAACCATTCCTGAAACTGATCGTACATGGTTAAGTGTTGGTGCAGGTTATGCATGGTCTGAAAACCTAACCTTCGATGCTGGCTTTACTTATATTTTTGCTAAAAAAGCCCACATGCTTGAGCAAGAAAAAGGCAGCGGTGCTATCGGCGAGATGCTAGGCCAATTTGACGGTCAAACATCTGGTCACATTTGGCTTGCAGGTGTACAGGCAAGTTACCGCTTCTAA
- a CDS encoding MlaA family lipoprotein, protein MNRKLLLIIVLSIGMVGCAQSPDKATEQTVSTNVVDHIDGDNTAANAVYDPFEGFNRTMWDLNFNYLDPYVARPISLAYVNYTPSFARTGIANFLSNLDEPASMVNSLLTLHGKDALTHFNRFWINTVFGLAGLIDIASAADINKVQDRDFGDTLGYYGVGNGPYLMLPVYGPITFRGFTDSVDDLYLPLSLLNFWEGLGKWIFEGMEDRAALVNQEAILNNSPDPYIFTRDAYIQYKNFTASDGKVSTQPVAETFDDSYLDEIDND, encoded by the coding sequence TTGAATAGAAAGCTATTACTGATAATTGTTTTAAGCATCGGCATGGTGGGCTGTGCTCAATCACCCGATAAAGCGACTGAACAAACGGTATCAACTAACGTTGTTGATCATATTGATGGTGACAATACTGCGGCAAATGCTGTATACGATCCGTTTGAAGGTTTTAACCGCACGATGTGGGATTTAAACTTTAATTATTTAGATCCATATGTTGCTCGCCCAATCTCATTGGCTTATGTGAACTATACACCGTCATTTGCACGTACAGGTATCGCTAATTTTTTATCAAATCTTGATGAGCCTGCAAGTATGGTGAATAGCCTATTAACACTACATGGCAAAGATGCGTTAACCCATTTTAACCGCTTTTGGATTAATACTGTTTTTGGTTTAGCGGGTTTGATTGATATTGCATCAGCAGCAGATATTAATAAAGTACAAGATCGTGATTTTGGTGACACATTAGGCTATTACGGTGTTGGTAATGGTCCTTATTTGATGCTACCTGTTTATGGTCCGATTACGTTTAGAGGCTTTACTGATTCAGTTGATGATTTATATTTACCATTGAGTCTATTAAACTTCTGGGAAGGCTTAGGTAAGTGGATCTTTGAGGGTATGGAAGATCGTGCTGCATTAGTTAACCAAGAAGCGATCCTAAATAATTCGCCAGATCCATATATCTTCACTCGTGATGCGTATATTCAATATAAGAATTTTACCGCGAGTGATGGCAAAGTAAGCACTCAACCGGTAGCTGAAACATTTGATGATAGCTATTTAGATGAAATCGATAACGATTAA
- the ccmI gene encoding c-type cytochrome biogenesis protein CcmI gives MTLFWILTAVLVLIAIAIFVIPMYVGKEYDDTASRDELNKAFFKDRIHELEEESQEGLVDSQQDMVSDLQQTLLDDLPVAEKKQATHVSPAMIVPGLILIVGICYGVYGAVGSSAKVEAWHQAVNRLPELTQRLMGDNASNEPLSDQDMSDLTLALRTKLHKDGDDPMGWLLLGRIAIANRDGATAEMAMKRAYDLNPVDLDIRLGYAQTLMLSGRPGQSDLARQLLRQVIKSDHTNVQALSLLAFDAFEHKHYQQAVDYWTMMKTLIGPNDSRTPMLTRSIERAKMRIGNGDGSKVAPDPTAIDEKAPVSETQNVDTDKQVTATIALGKNVVLPKQGNIIISVYDADGSPMPIAAVKLPLSTTFPLTVTLTDKDSMIPQRQLSSLSEMIIKARVDSDSNVMTKQGDWYGQSSQTPLGGETAFVINKQY, from the coding sequence ATGACGCTGTTTTGGATTTTAACCGCTGTTTTGGTTTTAATTGCGATCGCCATCTTTGTAATTCCGATGTATGTCGGTAAAGAATATGACGATACGGCAAGCCGAGATGAACTAAATAAAGCCTTCTTTAAAGATCGTATTCATGAACTTGAAGAAGAATCCCAAGAAGGTTTGGTCGATAGTCAGCAAGATATGGTGTCTGACTTACAACAAACATTATTGGATGACTTACCTGTTGCTGAAAAGAAACAAGCAACCCATGTTAGCCCCGCAATGATTGTACCAGGTCTTATTTTGATAGTGGGTATTTGTTATGGTGTTTATGGCGCAGTCGGTAGTAGTGCTAAAGTTGAAGCATGGCATCAAGCCGTTAATCGCTTACCAGAGCTAACACAACGATTAATGGGTGATAACGCTTCTAACGAACCGCTGTCTGATCAAGACATGTCTGATTTGACCTTAGCGTTGCGTACTAAATTGCACAAAGACGGTGATGATCCAATGGGATGGTTACTGTTAGGGCGTATTGCTATTGCTAACCGCGATGGTGCAACGGCTGAAATGGCAATGAAACGCGCTTATGATCTTAATCCGGTTGATCTTGATATTCGTTTAGGCTACGCGCAAACATTGATGCTAAGTGGTAGACCTGGTCAAAGTGATCTCGCTCGTCAACTTTTACGTCAGGTGATCAAAAGTGATCATACTAACGTTCAAGCATTGTCGTTATTAGCGTTTGATGCCTTTGAACATAAACATTATCAACAGGCCGTCGATTACTGGACGATGATGAAAACGCTTATTGGTCCGAATGATTCACGTACGCCAATGCTAACACGTAGTATTGAACGAGCGAAAATGCGGATTGGAAATGGTGATGGTTCAAAAGTTGCACCTGATCCAACGGCTATTGATGAGAAGGCACCTGTATCTGAAACACAAAATGTTGATACAGATAAGCAAGTTACTGCTACTATAGCACTAGGTAAAAACGTTGTGTTGCCAAAGCAGGGAAATATTATTATTTCTGTGTATGATGCTGATGGTTCACCAATGCCAATTGCTGCTGTGAAATTGCCATTATCAACGACATTTCCATTAACGGTGACGTTAACAGATAAAGACAGCATGATTCCACAACGACAACTATCATCATTATCAGAGATGATCATTAAAGCACGTGTGGATAGCGATAGTAACGTGATGACCAAACAAGGTGATTGGTACGGTCAAAGTAGCCAAACTCCTTTAGGCGGCGAAACAGCGTTTGTCATTAATAAGCAATATTAA
- a CDS encoding cytochrome c-type biogenesis protein, giving the protein MKRFFALMFALGLTFSMVAPALAAIDVYDFKNPAQEKQFQELTETLRCPKCQNNSIADSNATLAEDMRMKTFELLKEGKTNQQVIDYMIARYGNFVTYDPAVTASTMILWAGPIGFIVIGFTILVYRSRKKSELAKDEPLDDVESERLQGLLAEMAQQDTEATNNQTKVNK; this is encoded by the coding sequence ATGAAACGCTTTTTTGCTTTAATGTTCGCACTAGGACTGACCTTTTCAATGGTTGCGCCAGCATTGGCTGCAATTGATGTGTATGATTTTAAAAATCCGGCACAAGAGAAGCAGTTTCAAGAGCTAACAGAGACTTTACGTTGTCCTAAATGTCAAAATAACAGTATTGCCGATTCTAATGCAACCTTAGCAGAAGATATGCGCATGAAGACGTTTGAACTGTTAAAAGAAGGCAAAACCAACCAGCAAGTCATTGATTATATGATTGCGCGTTACGGTAATTTTGTAACTTACGATCCTGCTGTGACGGCATCAACAATGATCTTATGGGCAGGGCCTATTGGTTTTATTGTTATTGGTTTTACCATCTTGGTTTATCGTTCACGCAAAAAAAGTGAATTAGCGAAAGATGAACCACTTGATGATGTTGAGTCGGAACGTTTGCAGGGGTTGTTGGCTGAAATGGCGCAGCAAGATACTGAAGCTACCAATAATCAAACAAAGGTAAATAAATGA
- a CDS encoding DsbE family thiol:disulfide interchange protein → MNKKLLFIPLVLFLGLVVMFMVQLSRNAAGDDPTKLESVLVGKPVPAFKLEDLFEPGKEYQQTIFKGQPLLLNVWATWCPTCQAEHQYLNTLAEQGVKIIGLNYKDQRPKAIRWLKELGNPYMISLFDGNGMLGMDLGVYGAPETFLIDANGIIRYRHVGDVNPENWNKTLEPLYKKLQAEAKANNKQAEAKA, encoded by the coding sequence ATGAATAAGAAGCTATTATTTATTCCTTTAGTGCTGTTTTTAGGGTTAGTTGTGATGTTTATGGTCCAACTAAGCCGCAACGCAGCAGGTGATGATCCGACAAAACTTGAATCAGTATTAGTGGGTAAACCGGTACCAGCCTTTAAGCTAGAAGATTTGTTTGAGCCTGGTAAAGAATATCAGCAAACGATCTTTAAAGGTCAGCCATTACTCTTAAATGTGTGGGCGACATGGTGTCCAACCTGTCAAGCTGAACACCAATATCTAAATACTCTTGCTGAACAAGGGGTGAAGATCATTGGTTTAAACTACAAAGATCAGCGACCTAAAGCGATTAGATGGCTTAAAGAACTGGGAAATCCTTATATGATTTCTCTGTTTGATGGTAATGGCATGTTAGGAATGGATCTGGGCGTTTATGGCGCACCTGAAACATTCTTAATTGATGCTAATGGTATTATTCGTTACCGCCATGTGGGAGATGTTAATCCAGAAAACTGGAACAAAACTCTTGAGCCGTTGTATAAAAAATTACAAGCGGAAGCAAAGGCTAACAACAAGCAAGCGGAGGCAAAAGCATGA